The following coding sequences lie in one Streptomyces dengpaensis genomic window:
- a CDS encoding RRQRL motif-containing zinc-binding protein has product MDSPDDDDLVDVDLYDDDGFPEFGNNQAPSAVAVRAAARGKGPVPETGLATRRQLRAMGLSPGGHDPVARLICRGGNRWAWLYRVDLAVPKRTPTLAQEMALDRAMAARQTCPTCRIRYYACLPLRTQGQCEPCDKGYEPSPDTVMTYPEPTAHGLAA; this is encoded by the coding sequence ATGGACAGCCCGGACGATGACGACCTGGTCGACGTCGACCTCTACGACGACGACGGCTTCCCGGAGTTCGGCAACAACCAGGCCCCCAGCGCCGTGGCCGTGCGCGCCGCAGCACGCGGCAAGGGGCCCGTCCCGGAGACCGGCCTCGCCACCCGCCGCCAGTTACGGGCGATGGGCCTGAGCCCCGGCGGCCACGACCCCGTCGCCCGGCTCATATGCCGGGGCGGGAACCGGTGGGCGTGGCTGTACCGCGTCGACCTGGCGGTTCCCAAACGGACACCCACCCTCGCCCAGGAGATGGCTCTGGACCGGGCGATGGCCGCGAGGCAGACATGCCCCACGTGCCGAATCCGGTACTACGCGTGCCTCCCGCTGCGCACCCAGGGCCAGTGCGAGCCGTGTGACAAGGGCTACGAGCCCAGTCCCGACACC